The following proteins come from a genomic window of Aerosakkonema funiforme FACHB-1375:
- a CDS encoding tetratricopeptide repeat protein yields MKMDSTANKLLTKSLTGLFLGILAGSGAYVSLLPQPSLAQIDDNEPALNLRPNARPRNNPLLPGSEPGDYEVKGEELQRCSLQANSDKKNCTSVISGYGQIVSFGTQLYTQGNLSSAESIFRQLTQSRPKEATPYYKLGVVLDRQGRIDEAISSYRKAIEINAKHALARNSLGVALARQGQIDDAIGEWRQALEINSEYADAWTNLGIAMLQQGKEADAVENFKKARELYLKQREFQKVKQVDELLQRINSQST; encoded by the coding sequence ATGAAGATGGACAGCACCGCCAACAAGTTATTAACCAAGTCTCTGACTGGTTTGTTTCTGGGCATTTTAGCTGGATCGGGAGCGTATGTTTCGCTATTGCCACAACCTAGTTTGGCACAGATAGACGATAACGAACCGGCGCTAAATTTGCGGCCAAATGCGCGGCCACGAAATAACCCCCTGCTTCCGGGATCTGAACCTGGAGATTACGAAGTTAAAGGAGAGGAGTTGCAACGATGCTCTTTGCAAGCAAATAGTGACAAGAAAAATTGTACTAGCGTCATTTCTGGATACGGACAGATAGTTAGTTTCGGTACTCAGCTTTATACCCAAGGAAATCTTAGCAGCGCGGAATCTATATTTCGACAGTTGACTCAATCGCGTCCTAAAGAGGCAACGCCTTACTATAAGTTAGGGGTAGTTCTCGATCGCCAAGGCAGAATAGATGAAGCAATTAGTTCATATCGCAAAGCAATTGAAATAAATGCCAAACACGCACTAGCGCGTAACTCTTTGGGAGTGGCTTTGGCTAGGCAAGGTCAGATAGACGATGCGATCGGCGAGTGGCGACAAGCACTGGAAATTAATTCGGAATATGCAGACGCTTGGACTAATTTGGGGATAGCAATGTTGCAGCAAGGCAAAGAAGCAGATGCGGTAGAAAATTTTAAAAAGGCAAGGGAGTTATATCTAAAGCAACGGGAATTTCAAAAAGTTAAACAAGTTGACGAATTGTTGCAGCGCATCAATTCTCAATCAACTTAA
- a CDS encoding DUF6671 family protein, with the protein MNQMSLFNNRVGVLATMHKKERVIAPILAKELGIQVIVPTNFDTDVFGTFTREVKRMGTQIEAARFKAEKAIAISGETLAFASEGSFGPHPLIPYLSANREIVLLLDKAKNIEIVGEVFSTETNHNHQSVSSVEEAYEFAQKVGFPEHALVVIIGDAQAGKGEIIKGITAEAELVDTVKTSLKKSADGKVHIETDMRAMYNPTRMKNIEKATLDLIEKINQTCPDCAWPGFDAIANKKGLPCELCHLPTHLTLAVIYQCKKCGYTVEKIFPNGRETADPSQCQYCNP; encoded by the coding sequence ATGAATCAAATGTCCTTGTTTAACAATCGAGTCGGCGTTTTAGCCACCATGCACAAAAAAGAGCGAGTTATCGCTCCCATTCTGGCAAAAGAGTTAGGAATTCAAGTGATTGTGCCCACGAATTTTGACACGGATGTATTCGGCACGTTTACAAGAGAAGTGAAACGGATGGGCACCCAAATTGAGGCGGCTCGGTTCAAAGCAGAAAAAGCGATCGCGATCTCTGGGGAAACTCTGGCATTTGCCAGCGAAGGTTCGTTTGGCCCTCACCCGCTCATTCCGTATCTCTCAGCTAATAGAGAAATTGTCTTGTTATTAGATAAAGCTAAGAATATAGAAATTGTTGGTGAAGTATTTTCAACTGAAACTAACCATAACCATCAAAGCGTTTCCAGTGTGGAAGAAGCTTATGAATTCGCTCAAAAAGTTGGGTTTCCCGAACACGCTCTAGTTGTTATAATTGGCGATGCTCAAGCAGGAAAGGGCGAAATTATCAAAGGTATTACTGCGGAAGCAGAACTTGTCGATACTGTAAAAACAAGCCTCAAGAAATCGGCGGACGGCAAAGTACATATTGAGACAGATATGCGGGCAATGTATAACCCGACGAGGATGAAAAATATCGAGAAAGCAACGCTCGATTTGATCGAAAAAATCAATCAAACTTGCCCGGACTGTGCTTGGCCAGGATTTGACGCGATCGCCAATAAAAAGGGATTGCCTTGCGAACTTTGCCATCTCCCTACTCATCTAACTCTAGCGGTAATTTATCAATGCAAAAAATGCGGTTATACTGTGGAAAAAATTTTCCCTAATGGGCGAGAAACCGCCGATCCGTCTCAATGTCAATACTGCAATCCCTAA